The Triplophysa dalaica isolate WHDGS20190420 chromosome 18, ASM1584641v1, whole genome shotgun sequence genome includes the window TGTTGAATCTGTTTCAATGTAACACTTAATGCTCACATTTTCTCCTTCAGTGGTATCTATTTTCTCAGGTGTTTGCCGAACAGACAGTCCCGATACAGGGACAAATAGGCCTGATAAAAGACACAATTCTCATTAGAAATAATGTTCTTTTATCACATATATTCCAGGTCATCCAAACAATGCGAACAATAATAGCATGGGCCATCGctgaaaataacacacaaagacaTAGGCGACATACCTGTGAGAAAGATGATGAAGAGGGGAGCAAAGAGACCTTTCATTTTATCTAAACTGCACAGACGGATTGTTTCACAAGTTAGCAGTGGCAGGTGCTTTTCAATTTCCTGTGTGATATATCCTGTCACTACGGCTCATGCAAAATCTCGTCTGTGTTGACACTTGaggtcaatttattttttaccacTATAAAATGTCTTGCATCTCTTGCAATATTAAGTGTCCGACAGAacattgtttaacattttttgatCTTTATCTTTATGAATGCATGGAAGCATATAGCTTTCGcgatgtattttgatttaacacGTCGATTCAGCGCATCAATCTTCGTCTGGTAGGTGCAATGCAGCGTTCGTCCTCTAGGCTCCGCTGTTCTCCTCATTGTAGTACTGTGCAAAAATCGTGGGAAAATTGCCAGTGTGCATTTCTTGGCAGCCTTGTAATGTGATTTTGGGACCATTATCCACATGGCTTTATAAGTAACATTAACACTCACGTCTCCCTTTGACAGATAATGGCAAGATGGGCAAGTAGACAgaccttgttttttctttacttgCCTCTCCTCTTACATCTTACAGTACATCGCTGCAACGTCTCGCACGCATTCCCTCGCCCTCTATcagtctctctccctctctcttgctctctctccaCTTTTTCCTCTCTGAAGTAGGATAGTGTTCAGCCCCAGTGGTAATTAGGTCATAAGCCATCTCTGACTCACTCAACTTCTCATCCATCGCTTTTCACTCTTACTCAATCATCCCCTGTTCTGCTCCTGGCTTCTTATTTCTCCTGCTGCCTCTGTTCACTATCCTGATCTTCTCTTCAAACCTCTAGCGAAGGCTCTAGCTCGTCACATCTTACAGGCTTTGAGTCTCCTGATCGTTCTGCATCATGAGTTCCGGTGTCCAGAAATCGGATGAAAAGTCGAGGGGGTCTATAGATGGGAGTATTAATAACAGTTTTGGAATGACTGCTGAATCACAAGAGCCGCCACCTTTgaagaattacatttttctgACTATCTTCACCTGCTTTTGCCCCGCGTGGCCTATCAACATTGTGGCGTTGGTTTTTTCTCTCATGGTGAGTggaaattacattattttgtattattcagGGGTCAAGTAAACAAACAATGCAACATGTGTCTGAAGGGCTTCCCAGAGGTAACTGACCCCTTGGTGGGCATAACCAGCTGCGGTACCTGAATATTGAGTAGTGCAAAGTGTTTGGTCAGGTGTAAGGTGCTTGCGGGTTTACAGTCCTTCAGGTTGTGTGATGCTTGTGGCTTTGGAATCTGACTGAATGTACTAATGGTTCAGCTCGACATATAAGTGTTATAAATAGACGGGCTTCAAGTATCTGTGCAGTTAACATTGTGGCACTCCCATACATGCAAGAAATACTGCATgaaccctcacacacacatctctttGCTCTACTCGCATTTATACAATTCTGGAGATTATGAGAATAACTGATGATATGATTTCTTAAGGCATTCATTTGAAGTAGCTCTTAAAGTTTCTCAGGTTGTTTCCAAACCACAGGGCTCTAAAATAGATGAAGAGGAAAGTTTTTTCAGTGGTTTACGCCCAGATTTTTCACACCCTAACCTCAGCATGCAAAACTTTCTTTCAGAATGTCCCACCGCTCACAACAATTGGATATAATTCAGAATTAAACAGTGATTATATATgaacatataatataaataatgtggATGAAAATGGTTTCAACATATATGCTAAGGGGCCGTTTCCCGAACAGGGCTTAAGCGTAGTCCCAGACAAAATTAAATGTTAGAGctgtcttgatcgaaaacaacttacactaacagattttaaaatacatcagtgtatTTGTGTTGTCTCAATACACACcgataaagttttttttcgtaaagtttttttttaaatagatttaaatatcctaattacactaaggcctagtcctggtttaagataaccCTTTATAACATAAAGTCTGCATATAAAAGCAAACCGTGATCCATGGCACTCACTGTCATTCACCCACATCAGGACATAAAGATAACTAGCCGTTGATTCCCCTTACACATAACCCCCTTTATTCAACCATCAATCTGTGCCTTTCAAATGCTACCCCCAGTCTAGATTCAGGTCTGAATGGGGCAAGGTGCAGAGGTTTGCTGTGGAGAGCAAAACCTCTAGCTAGTTTCAGGTTGACTCCTACGCGGGCGTCTCACATGCAGTAAAGACGATTACAGCGGCTGCAGCTGCCACAGCGAGGCCTGTGAGAAACTAGATTAGCATCACACATCACGCAATCCTGTTTATTGCCCCCTCACACACTGGGGGTTTATGCATGTTGCGTAAAGCATTGCATTTAAAGGCTAGGTTCCATACGCAGAGAAGACACAAactgacaaaaaatgtatagtttaaattttggattaaagcgtctacCAAgtccataaatgtaaatgcatcacAGCTACACAAATTGCTATCTTTATGACTGCAGAGATTATGTGGTGGATTTAGACCACCTGCTTTCATGTAGAATGTTGGTGAAGCCTGATCATCTTTGTCTTCCAGTAAACATGATTTAGTGCCAGTGATCTATAGGTCTCAGTTTTCGGTCTGATTTTATTAAGAGGGCTGATGGCATTATCACTATGCCCGTTGTGGCTTCCTGCTTTATATGCCATGCACAGAGAtctagttttcattttgaaaccTGTCAATGATGATGGTGTCTAATGCAGAAGAGCATTTTTACATAAACCTTATTTCAATGAAATTAATATACATCTTGAAATTAATTGgtgctttttaaatgtcagttttctttatgaaacaaacgttgttttttgtcatttaatggatgtgaaatattttcagattcaaaaaatatttgaccCCAGACTGATTTTCAGGCGAAATTTTGCCTTTAAAcgatttgttgttttaacttaaaaaattaagtaactaggctgctttaaatattttaattaattcaacTTGAACATATAAGTTAACATAACAATTTAGTATCAGTTCACCTAAtaactaatgtttttttaaatgaatcaccTCAAAATTTTAAGGCAGCCCAGTAACGTCATTTTTTAAGATGAAACACCAAATCAAGTTTTACAGTAAACCTCTTGTTTTCAATCcggttaattttcttaaattcttaaataatattatgtcaATATCTATACCGTATTTAGGCATGTCAGTAGGTTTTCTAGATGCAAAACCtcattaaatcaatataaaataaaacagccaACACACTAGTTTGAATTGTAATATTTAGATATTAGTCCCTCTCTTATCGACCAATTATTAAATACGATTATTTATAGAATTATTTGggcaaaatgtaattttatttctctctctttcattgtTGGTCAGTCTCAAAGCAGTTATGATGCAGAAGACTATGAAGGAGCTCAGCGACTGGGAAGAAAGGCTCTTCACATGGGAATCACCTCACTTGTCATTGGCCTGCTGATCATTATGGTCTTCAGTATTGTACACTTTACCACGGTACTCATCTGAACAAACTTCCAGAAATATGGTTATATAAATTGACAATTTACATCATTCTCTTGTATGTCCTATTGTTCAGCAACACAATTTCTGCACTGTTGTGAGTTGTGTGCTAACAAAATATTTGATGAAGACCCCAAAGCAAATATGTTCTTTAATCGGCCTCTCATTTCAACTCAACAGAACACAATCTGATCTCGAGTGGATGGGTGTAGCAGGGCGGCTACATTGTAATTTGGTGGAGATCAGTTCCAGTGCTCACATGAGGACACAGAGCTAAACCCAGAATGTGGTTTCATAGTGGTGGCACCACGTGCTTGAACCATCCTTGGATTTATACgtattcaatattttgaaatggaatGTATAACAAGGTCTGATTTGCTAACAGCATGGCCAAAGAGACTCCAACATACAGAAACACTATAAGTGTCATACTATTCATCCCAGTTAATACCGATATCCCCAAGATATTCCAGGGTGATGTCATCTCTTTCTGCGGACAGCACTATCGCAACAATCTGCATCTTTGTTGAGTATGATGACACCtcaaatgttgtaaatgtttatagAGGTGTGAATCATGTTTGTCTTGAAGCATACTAAAATGATGCTTTCATGCCAACATCTAACTGATGCtttcaaagaaaagaaaaaaaaacacccgGTTGAATGTTGCATGGGTGGAAAACAAAATGTTGCgcgattgtgttttttaaagaatgtatgaAATGACTCAATAAATACTCACTTATCACATATATGGCTGTCACACTTTTATAATGGACTGCAGTAAGAACGATATCGTCTTCTCGTGGACTCCCCACTCCCTTTCCTCTTTCACACCCAATGTAATCTGCAGCGTTTGGAGTATCCTGTACTCTGATATGTAATATTATAGCCAGCTAAAGTTAAATATAACTAAATCATTCCCCAGACTTGTGAATCACAGTACACTGACTACAGATAAACACGTGTAATGGTATGCTATAGAGGTAGTATTTACTGTAAGGGTTTCTCCTTCAAAGTACTGAATATTTAAAGTACCAATGAATCATTCTTACTTAGCTAACCTATGTTTTCCAGGACTTACCATGAGTCAGAGTCACACGCAGGTGGTATAACTTGATTCTGTTCTCACACGTGTATTAGTGTATGTAGTTCCCTCAATAGCTTGTTGCCAGACATGTTATGACACAGGGATACTGGACTGCTTTATGTCTGAGTTTATAACTTAAACACAGCTGACCGACTCCATCAAAGAATGCACCCAATCTGGTACACTCATCAAACTGTCCAAATCGAATAATAATGACAACAACATACGGTTGAAAATGATAACgattatatctttatttaattgCTAATCATATTTACAACAATACTAATTATACAATCACTAAATTATCATCACGATTAATTATAATCAACGTTTTTTACTCAACaactgtaaaatgtatagtgCACCAAGAACACTTCCATGATGCCTTAATGTCACACATAACTTTTGCACCTACAGGCGCAGAAAAACTTAAATGAATACTCTTCATTTCATTgacaaatgttcatttcatcagcatttctagatgtattgtggccattctagTCCAgcgtctgttgaattttaacaaaatcaaacttcagAAGTGacattcaacagcaatgtgaaagactgacaccACGACAAGGtcaatgttaacaaataaaaaaatatgttttaattctTCCTTCACGAGTTCACCCTCGCAGATAAGCAGCTAAGATGTAGGATGAATTGGTAGGGCATGAatatgaaggttatgcgtatATGGCGTGCTGTGCTCCACCGGGTCTATCCGAACACGAAGCACTCTACCCTGGTTAGGGCAAGTGCGCCGGGCTCGGAACCGGCTCGAGCCCAGAACACACCCCCCAGGGGGTCCTGTGGGACTGAGAGGAAAATGAGAGGAGCTGGGGTGGAGAAAGGGTGTTGAACATGCGAGAAGCATCAGGTAAGACTGCTTGTGTATTTATGATGGAGCTTGCTTAAGCTGATAGGATaaatgctgtgattgctgatgttGTACCAGAGATGATTGAGATGAGGTCACATTCTCGAGCTATATATGATTGCTGCTGATAGACCAGCGGGCTGATTGTATGCTTAGGTTCCTCCCGAAATTTGTTAAGAAAACATCATTAAATACATCAGCAAAAAtcactgttgtattgcttaagtGATGACgaacttgttttatttgcagtatttaaggtctaaaaaaatacactgcatatttctgttgtgttgacctgtttctcctattttcattttctgcaaatacacatgaaaataaacaatattttttcatctgAAATTTGGCAGAAATATAgctagttcacagaatgaaacaaaattgataattttacctaaaaacgtacatttaaaaaaaagaagaacattataaaaatgagaaaaagtgattttgaaatggtcatgtgtgacactggatcacaaaaccagtcttaagtagcacgggaacatttttagtaaaagacaaaaatacattgtatgggtcaaaatgatcgaattTTCTTTAATACCAAAAattattaggatattaagtaaagactTTATTCCAcacagatattttttaatttcctaccttaaatatataaaaactttatttttgtgagttgatGGCCTGCCACATTGCCTCTGAAAAACAGCttaaaaggcaattttctcactattttgattttttgcactctcagattccagagttttaaacggttataTCTCAGCCAcatgtcctattctaacaactcatacatcaataaaatcttatttattcagctttcagattatgtaaaaatctcaatttcgaaaaatgtacccataagactggttttgttgtccagggttaCATATGTACAAAATTAGTGTGCgaaaatagagcactttaaATAGGCTTCTCTTGAAGTGTGTTAAAGTGCACTTTGCAACCGGGATTGTAATGTCAGTGTATAAACTAATGCTTTTTTGTTTCGTgctatttgtatttcttttggTTATTAAAGGTCTAGAGATAATAACTggtaaaatacataataaaactgGTCACGCATGGTCAAAAGCACGATGGTTATTTCCCTACTGAGAGGGCGGAAGAGGTGTGCTTACCATGTAACCTTTTTGGCGACACAATGTGAAAATGGCGTTATGAAAGGAAACTAGCAGAAGCAGATAAAGTATTCAGAGGTAAGTTGCTTCATCATAAGGGAAACTACCACTGACCGAAATGAAACGGAGATAGACTGCAGTCGCTCATGTAGGCGAGGCCTGCTCTTAAGAACAGCAAAAAACATCGAAGTCACGAGGATTTCGAAACATAACCCAAAACACCCCAGTCATTCACTTTGTGGGTGTTAATGAGGTTGTTTGTAATGGCACAGCGTAATGTATAATGCAAGTTTATAAAGCACACGTAAAGTAGGTTTCGTTTGGGTATATATTAGGTGGCCGAGTGCCAAAACGTCATACAGTACACTGTGGTAGGCTACTGTAAACAGCGGTCAAAGGTTAGCTACTTTGCGTACAGTGTGCTGCGATGTTTGGGATTTGCGTTAACTGAATAAGTGCGCTAACTGAGTAGCAACCAAATGTCGAATAGCAGGAGGTTTAAACAAAACTGTTCTGTGAATAAGGATCAGCATGGGGAACACGAACAGCGAGCGGAGCGGCGCGGGCGATAAAGCGAACAGACGCGAGAGCCGCGGCGCTAAAGATTCAACGCGACCCAAACTTCTGCTGGACAGCACGGATGACGGAGACCTCTTTCAAACAGACGATGTCAAGGTGAATAgagatatttttgtttgttgataaaacgaaaacatctgccaaatttATTAAAGGAAGTTGCGAACTCTTTCTTTATTGgtgttattttcaacattttgatCAATTAGCAAACTTTACAAATAACAACATGACCAAAAATAGGATGGTTCACTCACATATGAAAAGtcttccaaacctgtttgagtttctttattttacagatcacaaaagacgatattttgaagaatgttggtaaccaaacaacattggcccccattgactgctATTGTGTGGATGCaaaatccaaatattttctattgCGCTTCACAGAAAAATAGTCACATACATGTAGCCTGTTtaatgaaatgagggtgaataaatagtTATATCATTTTTTGACTATCCCATTAAGCAGTTTAAAACTTTAATATGAGAGAAATCAATAATTGAGACATGAATTCATTCAAGTGAGTACTATGTggtgaaaaacatttaatataaagtaataataagTTATGATGACATCACTACTGAATATAAAGTGTCAATAAATGTACCGATTTCAATTCTCACTGCCTTCCTTCACATCAACGCTTTAGTTCAGCAGGTCGTACTTGCTGCATAATGTAGTAGCTATGCTACGTGTTTATATCTCACACATCTGCTTGCTGTAGTCACCTCATCCGTCTTTCCACCTTTCAGGAGTTTCTAGCGTGGCAACATGATCAGGAGTCAGACTCCAAAGACCCGTCAGAGGAAAGACCCACCGTCTTCCGCTGGAACGGCCCTGGGAAAGAGATCTACTTGTCTGGCTCCTTTAATAACTGGGCAAGCAAAATCCCATTGACTAAGAGGTGAGTGCTGACAGACTGCAGATGATTTGGATGATATGGAGGGCGGTGTTAATGCCAGAAACACAGCAGGAGACGTGTACTTTAAAAATCATAATGCTTCCTCTAAGTAAAGGTGCTATGTGTGTTTCCTCTCAGTAATTTGAGAGTAAAGATGCCATTTTTAGATTATTGCTCTGCTCACTGCAAAATTTCTCACCATTAATAGATTAGTGGGTTTTCCACTAGGGGTCAGTGGGCACTTACAGTATTGTATGCAAAGAGGTCCAAGGTCTATAATACATATAAAGAGCTCATTTAGCGTTTTTCTTTTTGACAGTTGAGAAAATCATTTTAAGGCTGGTTTCTCGTAGTAATTATTACTTACGttcatgcattttaatgtttttatccaaagcaacttaatgCCTCCCGGTATCGATCCGGATGGTGtcatctctctcttttaaattaaaactgaaaaCTCATTTTCTTAGCACGCGtcttttatgtattatttaaaaaaaatgctatttattttcttttttcaattaTGTTTTCTTATAGATCGTTATAGATTCTGTATTAATTTGAGACTCCTGATCTGTTCAGCACTTTGGTCAACCttgagttgtttttaaatgtgctttattaataaatgatgaaattaattGAATGTGCATTTAGTCAATACATATTTATTCGTATGTGTTTGCATTGTGTGCACAAACTTCCTCCTGACAGATGATAGGGTTTACTTTTTGTTacagaaatttgttttaataaattttaCCTTAATGAAACTAAACCattcaaaaaaatctgtaaaaaggGGGAAACATTTTAAACTACACTGTAGTGCCAAGTTACAGTCAACATGATCCAAActctaaatacatttttgtgtaataaaacCCAACTAACCACCTTTTCCATTTACTGTTTCCCATATCGTTACTGGTTTGTTCTCTCTCTATTTACACAGTCATAACAATTTTGTTGCAATAATTGATCTGCCAGAGGGTGAGCACCAGTATAAGTTTTACGTGGACGGACACTGGATAGTAGATTCCAAGAGGTGTGAGACAGCTTTATACAATACCCATTAAAGTCATTTTATAATGCAACATATTTGTAAACTTAATCAGCATTAAcattcaatataatttttttttctagcCTGTTGTGACCAATAAGTCAGG containing:
- the LOC130407221 gene encoding transmembrane protein 233 gives rise to the protein MSSGVQKSDEKSRGSIDGSINNSFGMTAESQEPPPLKNYIFLTIFTCFCPAWPINIVALVFSLMSQSSYDAEDYEGAQRLGRKALHMGITSLVIGLLIIMVFSIVHFTTVLI
- the prkab1b gene encoding 5'-AMP-activated protein kinase subunit beta-1b, whose translation is MGNTNSERSGAGDKANRRESRGAKDSTRPKLLLDSTDDGDLFQTDDVKEFLAWQHDQESDSKDPSEERPTVFRWNGPGKEIYLSGSFNNWASKIPLTKSHNNFVAIIDLPEGEHQYKFYVDGHWIVDSKRCETPVVTNKSGVVNNVIKVRKTDFEVFDALKTDSEKCADISDLSSSPPGPYHQDPYTKSEDRLRSPPILPPHLLQVLLNKDTGVSCDPTLLPEPNHVMLNHLYALSIKDGVMVLSATHRYKKKYVTTLLYKPI